A region of Ictidomys tridecemlineatus isolate mIctTri1 chromosome 4, mIctTri1.hap1, whole genome shotgun sequence DNA encodes the following proteins:
- the Pkp3 gene encoding plakophilin-3, protein MEPRTPQRAAASPGMSPRASGTRTSGRPEAGVCSLALPSDLQLDRRGAEGPEAERLRAARVQEQVRARLLQMGQQPRHNGAVEPEGATEAARGTSRGQYHTLQAGFSSRSQGLSGDKTSTFRPIATPAYSPASWSSRSAVDLSCSRRLSSAHNGGSTFGVGYPQSTPPMPARPVSFHERGGVGSRADYDTLSLRSLRLGSGGLDDRYSVISEQLEPAAPSSYRAFAYERQASSSSSRAGGLDWPEASEGPPSRTIRAPAMRTLQRFQSNHRSRGGPGAVPGAGLEPVARAPSVRSLSLSLADSGHLPDMRGLDSYVGHRTLQRLSSGFDDIDLPSAVKYLMASDPNLQVLGAAYIQHRCYSDAAAKKQARSLQAVPRLVKLFNHANQEVQRHATGAMRNLIYDNADNKLALVEENGIFELLRTLREQDDELRKNVTGILWNLSSSDHLKDRLARDTLEQLTDLVLSPLSGAGGPPLIQQNASEAEIFYNATGFLRNLSSASQATRQKMRECHGLVDALVTYINHALDVGKCEDKSVENAVCVLRNLSYRLYDEMPPSALQRLEGRGRRDLTGAPPGEVVGCFTPQSRRLRELPLAADALTFAEVSKDPKGLEWLWSPQIVGLYNRLLQRCELNRHTTEAAAGALQNITAGDRRWAGVLSRLALEQERILNPLLDRVRTADHHQLRSLTGLIRNLSRNARNKDEMSTKVVSHLIEKLPGSVGEKCPPAEVLVNIIAVLNNLVVASPIAARDLLYFDGLRKLVFIKKKRDSPDSEKSSRAASSLLANLWQYSKLHRDFRAKGYRKEDFLGP, encoded by the exons ATGGAGCCCAGGACGCCTCAGCGGGCAGCAGCGTCCCCGGGGATGAGTCCCAGGGCCAGCGGGACCCGGACCTCAGGCAGG CCCGAGGCCGGTGTGTGCTCCCTGGCGCTTCCCTCAGACCTGCAGCTGGACCGCCGGGGCGCCGAGGGGCCAGAGGCTGAGCGGCTGCGGGCAGCCCGCGTCCAGGAACAGGTCCGAGCCCGCCTCCTGCAGATGGGCCAGCAGCCGAGGCACAATGGGGCCGTCGAGCCTGAGGGAGCCACCGAGGCAGCCAGAG GCACTTCCAGGGGTCAGTACCACACCCTGCAGGCTGGCTTCAGCTCCCGCTCCCAGGGCCTCAGTGGGGACAAAACCTCG ACCTTCCGGCCCATCGCCACGCCAGCCTACAGCCCGGCCTCCTGGTCCTCCCGCTCCGCCGTGGACCTGAGCTGCAGTCGGAGGCTGAGCTCTGCCCACAATGGGGGCAGTACTTTTGGGGTGGGGTACCCCCAGTCCACCCCACCCATGCCCGCCCGTCCCGTGTCCTTCCATGAGCGGGGTGGAGTGGGCAGCCGAGCTGACTATGACACGCTGTCCCTGCGCTCACTGAGGCTGGGGTCTGGGGGCCTGGATGACCGCTATAGTGTGATTTCTGAGCAGCTGGAGCCTGCGGCCCCCTCCTCCTACAGGGCCTTTGCTTACGAGCGCCAGGCCAGCTCCAGCTCAAGCCGGGCAGGAGGGCTGGACTGGCCAGAGGCCAGTGAGGGGCCCCCCAGTCGAACCATCCGTGCCCCGGCCATGCGGACTCTGCAGAGATTCCAGAGCAACCACCGAAGTCGCGGGGGCCCTGGGGCAGTGCCGGGGGCTGGCCTGGAGCCTGTGGCCCGGGCTCCATCGGTGcgcagcctcagcctcagcctggcGGACTCGGGCCACCTGCCTGACATGCGTGGGCTGGACAGCTACGTGGGCCATCGCACCCTGCAGAGGCTCAGCAGCGG CTTTGATGACATTGACCTGCCCTCCGCGGTCAAGTATCTCATGGCCTCAGACCCCAACCTGCAGGTGCTGGGAGCAGCCTACATCCAGCACAGGTGCTACAGTGACGCTGCAGCTAAGAAGCAG GCCCGTAGCCTCCAGGCTGTGCCCAGGCTGGTGAAGCTCTTCAACCACGCCAACCAAGAGGTGCAGCGCCACGCCACAGGTGCCATGCGCAACCTCATCTATGACAATGCGGACAACAAGCTGGCCCTGGTGGAGGAGAATGGCATCTTCGAGCTGCTGCGCACACTGAGAGAGCAGGATGATGAGCTCCGCAAGAATGTCACAG GCATCCTGTGGAACCTGTCGTCCAGCGACCACCTGAAGGACCGCCTGGCCCGCGACACGCTGGAGCAACTCACAGACCTGGTGCTGAGCCCCTTGTCAGGGGCAGGGGGACCCCCCCTCATCCAGCAGAATGCCTCTGAGGCGGAGATCTTCTACAACGCCACGGGCTTCCTCAG gaacctcagctcagcctcccaggccactcgCCAGAAGATGCGGGAGTGCCACGGGCTAGTGGACGCGCTGGTCACCTACATCAACCATGCCCTGGACGTAGGAAAGTGCGAGGACAAG AGTGTGGAGAACGCCGTGTGCGTGTTGAGGAACTTGTCCTACCGCCTGTACGATGAGATGCCTCCCTCAGCCCTGCAGCGGCTGGAGGGCCGGGGCCGCAGGGACCTGACAGGGGCACCGCCGGGCGAGGTGGTGGGCTGCTTCACACCACAGAGCCGGCGGCTGCGTGAG CTGCCTCTTGCGGCCGACGCACTCACATTCGCAGAGGTGTCCAAGGACCCCAAGGGCCTCGAGTGGCTGTGGAGCCCCCAGATCGTGGGCCTCTACAACCGGCTGCTGCAGCGCTGCGAGCTGAACCGGCACACGACTGAGGCAGCCGCAGGGGCTCTGCAGAACATCACCGCCGGTGACCGCAGG TGGGCGGGTGTGCTGAGCCGCCTGGCCCTGGAGCAGGAGCGCATCCTGAACCCACTGCTAGACCGAGTGCGGACTGCAGACCATCACCAGTTACGCTCACTGACCGGCCTCATTCGAAACCTGTCTCGGAATGCCAGGAACAAGGACGAGATGT CCACCAAGGTGGTAAGCCACCTGATTGAGAAGCTCCCTGGCAGTGTGGGCGAGAAGTGCCCCCCGGCGGAGGTGCTGGTCAACATCATAGCTGTGCTCAATAACCTGGTGGTGGCCAGTCCCATAGCTGCCCGAGACCTGCTCTACTTTGACGGGCTCCGAAAGCTGGTCTTCATCAAGAAGAAGCGAGACAG CCCTGACAGTGAGAAGTCCTCCAGAGCAGCCTCCAGCCTCTTGGCCAACTTATGGCAGTACAGCAAGCTCCACCGTGACTTCCGGGCG AAGGGCTATCGGAAGGAGGACTTCCTGGGTCCATAG